GCCATGGGCTGGGGTAGATATCTGCTGGATGGTGACGAGGCATCATGAGAAGTGACAGAGGGAGCATTGCAGCTTTCTTAAGTGGATACACGTGTAGATCAGGAAGGAAGGAGATCCTGAGACAACTACCTCACAGGTTCCCATCTGCAGAGCCACCTACCTCCCCAGCACACACACTTTGGGCTCCTGGCACAGGAATGAGCTTCTGGGACCCATGGGTAAGCAGGTATAGAAGAGTCTCCTTTTTCATATACACAGGgtgttgccctgttgcccaggctggagtgcagaagtgtgatcatagctcactgcagcctcatgctcctggcctcaagtcatcctttcacctcagcctctcaaatagctgggcccacaggtgcctgccaccatgtctggccaattttaactttttttttttttttttgagacattgtcaagctctgttgcccaggctggagtacagcctGATCTcagcttgatctcagctcactacgaccttcacctcccaggttcaagtgattctcctgcctcaagcctgaTCTTTAGCTTGCCCCATTCCCAAATAGAGAAGGGACTGTGTGCCCACCTTTCCCTGTGGGGCAGCACCAGAGACATGACTGGTCAGTAAGACAAGGCTGGTCTTACCGTTTAGAGAATCCTCCAGACCAACATGTGGCAAATATGCCAACCTCTGAAGTGTACACAGAGCAGAAAGAACATTGCACAGTTGCCACTGTTTGGCTAAtagtagttttacatttttctttttattctcagaaaCCACAGGAACACCTTAGGCAATGAAGAGTCTGTAGGCATAATTATAAAACAGACTGCAACCACCCGTGGGTATGGAAATgtagaagaaaaacatttcagaaaaaaagagaaaaacactcCTAGTAACCCTTGCTAGTGACACACCAGGATCCATAGCCAGAAGAATCTGAAATGCAAAGCAAATGCTGCAAGGCCTCATACTTCCCCTGTGATATTTTGTTCCTGTGGTCAGAATGGGAGCCCTAAAGAAAGGAAAGTAGCGGCTCCCATAGCATTCTTGACCTTTTGTCCTCTAGCAGCCTTGGGAACTGCGAAGGTGGGGCATGTGGACAAGACAATGCCTTTCTCAGGTCTGCCCAAGACCATTCCCTTTGGGACACAGTTGTAGTCTAGGTTTTTGCTAAAACCATTATCACTTTTTTaaggtgtgaccttgggcaactttaTACTTTTCTGggtctgttttcttttctagaaattGAGGGTCTCATTCTCATACCccccaatatttttatttattagttcaaCAAAAAATGACCATGCTAGCTAGATGCTGGGGATACAAAGATGGGCAGAACAAATACTATTTGTGTCCATGGAACTTGTAGAGGGGGAGGAAGACAAACTATCACACATCAACACCCAAATGTAACATTGCCACCTGGAGTCAGTGCTCTAAAGGAAAGGCACATGATACTATGAAAGATGAGGCCGTAGAACTCAACGCTATTCCTTTTTAGCAAGAAGTTGTACAGCCTGTTGTAGCCATGGCCTGCTTCCTCAAACTCAGGCAGTTGAAATGTGGCAGCCTGAACCAAGGCTCCTAGCTTTGACATTCTTGGGTTCTGAAGAAGTTCAGTTGTGTTCACATCACCAAAACTTGGTGAGAGGTGATTGCAATCTCTGTGTACCAAGCCTTCCTATTGACTTTCCTAGTGATGAGCTTTGCAGTAATGATATCTGATCTCGGCCCTGAAAATAAACTTGTGTCTAGTCCCCATAAAAGCCCCATGATAGAGTCTGGAACTTTTGCTGCAGAAACACTCTTCAGGGGTAGGCAATAGATCTCAACTCCATTTTCCCTTTCTATTCCCCAACAAAGTAGGCAACTCTTTGAAGCCCTTCTCACGTGTCCTGACTCCAAAGGAAATGGCTCCTACTGAACAGATGTGACTGAAGATTTCTTTTATTTAGTTCATAAATAAAGTGATGCTACAACAGAATAATCACCATGACAAATGGCCCACACCTCAGAGACTGATTCCGATCTCCCAGGAATTCTGAAGGACCCTCTATCCTTGCCAACAATCATTTGCAGCCAGGTAACAACGGCGGTAGTCAGAGGAGCTATGATGGACCAAACCCGAGCAAGGCTGCACTCAAATAACATCTCAAGATCTTAGTTCTCATGCATTCCATCAGTCAGAGGTGAAGAAGAGGTGGAGAATCTGGATCGGGGGCCAGGAAATCACTTGTATTTTTTTAGCCAATAAATTCCTAGCCAGTGTTGAATGAACTGCAAGGTATGAGTTACTTCTTCTAGGGTATCACTGTAAAAGTATTTCTGGAAACGTTTCTTTCAAAGAATAATATTCTAACTCATTTCTGAATTGGTATCAAATGCTGCCCAACCCAAAGAAAGGGAGATAGactaaatcagtggttctcagcttCTCTTGGTGAAAAGGCCATTCTTCTCATCCTTTATGGGAAACTGCCACCTGACTAAAGGGATGCTGCTTTTGATCAATGAGAAACCAAGGTGTGATAGCTTAAGTGAAATAGTCATTCAAATCgggaaaaacaaatcaagaacGAGACATCAGCAGCCATGGGTGCGAATGAGGTTATATTGCCATTCATGCCAGAATCACCAACACTCTTAGCTCCCACCCGCATATCCATAACCTCTCTCCCCATATAGGGCCTCTCCTGCTATTTCTGGGAGTTTCCAGGGCCTCCCCATCACTGTCTGTGCTGCCGTCATCACAAGCCTGCTTTTCACCGTGCCGTGATCTCTTCTAATGGGCATGCTGGCCAGCCTCAGTCCTCAGGGTACTCAAGTGGCCTTCTGGTCTGAGCAGAGTTGGAACAGAGAGGTTGTTTGTTGATATGATTCTGCACATGCCCTGCGTGTTTAGATCCAGACTCCCACAAAATCTTTCATGAACACACTTCCTTCAGCTTCCACCCTAACTCCTCTCCCCAAAGGTAGGGAATTCACAGCTACTCAACATCCTGATGGGAAGAGATGAGGGTGTGGATACCCCACCTCTGTGTTTCTGAACAACCCACGTTCCTGCCAGAGGCTCAGATCAAACAACATCAAAAGTgctctcttggccgggcgcggtggctcaagcctgtaatcccagcactttgggaggccgagacgggcggatcacaaggtcaggagatcgagaccatcctggctaacacggtgaaaccctgtctctactaaaaaatacaaaaacctagccgggcgaggtggcgggcgtctgtagtgccagctactcgggaggctgaggcaggagaatggcgtgaacccgggaggcggagcttgcagtgagctgagatccggccactgcactccagtctgggcgacaaagcaagactctgtctcaacaacaacaacaaaaaagagtgcTCTCTTTTCCCTTAGCCACAAAACAGCCCCAATTCTTCCCCTATGGCCCTGTATTGATTTTAAACAAACGGGGTCATTAACCCATCAGTTCTGCAAATAGCAATCCAGTTTGGGTTTGGTTAGGACATTCCATTCTACAAGGCAAGATAGCAGACATAGGTCTTCCACAGCAGATGAAGACATCTATAGATGTCTTGGAAGATTTACACTCACGATGTCTGGAAAACTATTTTCCTACAGATTTGTTCTGATTCCATGATCCAGGATTCAAGAGCCTGCTCTTACCTAGCAAAGATCTTTGAATCTGGGGTCAATCATTTAATTACTCATTTTATCCTCCATCAAGGCTGGCTGCATAGTGTGAAGACAAAAAAACAAGACTCTGTTTAGGGCTATACCGTTTAAAAAAAATGGGCAGCTTCAAGAAAACAGGAAAGGGCAATTAATTTGATATTTCTTATACAAGTAGATGCCATGTGATAGTGCTTACTCTACTCTTGCCATTATGTTTAAAAGGTGCTGGCCCTGAACTGGAAAGCTAATATGGCCTCTAGCTTCAGGGATGGCAGGATTGTTTCATGTCAGCCCCGAGTTTGGAAACAGTTGAAAGCTCAAGAGGCCTCCCTGTGTGCACTTCCTAAGATCAGCGAACGGGAGAAGACCGTTCCTGGGTCTCTGCTGCCCTCGTGGGGCTGGCTGCCCTAGTGGTGCTGTGGCCGCCTCACTGAACTATCGCCCTTAAACCCGTCTGTCTTCTAGACCTGTTCATTCCCACAGACAGactacttcttttttaaattaaactctcTTCCACTGGCTTCTCCCTCAAAATCCAGCTTCCAGCAGCAGCCGCTCTCTCTCAGAAAGAACATGCTCTCTGGATCACATCACTTGACTCTTTGCCTTTCTCGTCTCCTTTGCCACCGCAAGTGCTGTGGGGCAGCTTGGTGTGGAGGCCAGATGCAAAGAATTTGAAGCCAGAGGACTTGATTTAAATTTTTGTCCTGCCATTTATTTTTAGCCAGGTGtcattgaataaattatttcatctcCTTGGACTTCAATTTTCTTAACTTGATTTtgcaagttattattattattattattattattattattattattattattaagacagagtctcattctgccacccaggctggagtacagtggtgtaatcttggctcactgtagcctcaacctcctgggctcaagtaatcctcccaccacaggcgtgcaccaccatgcctggctgattattttattttttgtaaagatggggtctccctatattgcccagactagtctcaaattttggggctcaagcaatctttctgccttggcctcccaaaaggctagaattacaggcaagagccaccacacctggaccacaaaatattatttaatgtatttttgaaagTTCTGTGGTGGGTGCTTCTCTCCCACTCCTGCTTCCTTTGGTGTAGACTGAGTTCCATTAAGGAAACACTCCTCGGTGACCACCTATGGGAGGTAGAGGGGGCTGTCTGACATGTGAGACTGGGAATAGGAACTGGGCATAcatactttctctcttcctcttcctcttttactCTTTTGGGTACAGCTTTGAAAGAGCATGTGATCTCTTCTGCAGCTCCTTAGGGGCAGGCTGAACAACTGCATTGCTTGTTGGGAGGGGTGGGCTTGCTCTGGTGCAGCTTATAACTCAGTTGTGGGGTTCAGTGTTCTGAACTCCTTTGCAGCTGTAGTATAAGCTCTATTCTCCAATGTTGACCATGTTCATAATAAAGACGATACTTTGGTTTCTGTCTGCTGAGTCCtcttatttatatctatatatttagaGACCCTCAGTCCCACAGGTAGCAATTTCCTCTCCCCAGAGGCCGTCACCAAGACGGTCCATTGTGTTTTCTTCCAGAGATATACTaaatatatagatacacatatactGTACTACACGTGAGTAGAGCATATTCATAATTCTGTTCAACAGTTTGCAGTATACTGTAGGTATCTGTTTTTATTAGAACATACAGAgctgcctcattctttttaatggctacattGCACTGAATGAACCAGTCCCCTCTCCGTGTACAGTGAAGATTTTCTCAATCTTTTGCTGTTTCAGAGAATCGAGCATGATGGATAAACGTGCAAACTCTGGAGCCAGCCTACCCAGGGTTGAGTTCCAGAGCCACTACTTAGCAGCaatgtgaacttgggcaagttactgaacctctctgtgcctccatttctttatctaCAATTTGTAATAATTGTAACCTCACAGTGTTCTGTGAGGATTCCATGAATACATGCCACTCACTTAGATTTGTACTAAAAGTGTAATAAGCCTCAGTGAGTTCTAGCCAATTTGATTACTGTTGCAATTCAAGTTATGTAGGCAATTTTCCATGTATTTGGGTAGGATAAATCCTTAGAAATAGGATTATttataaattcttagaaaataatttagaatgtTGTTGGCTTTTGCCAAATGATCTTCTGTGGTAGCTGTGCCAATGTGCtctcccaccagtagtgtatgtGTGTCTTGGTTCCCCCTAGTCTTGCCCAGTCTATTAGCAAACTTTTTGAATTTTGCCAGTCTTactgatggaaaaaaaattatctaattgTAGTTGTAATCATTATTTACCCTATTATGAGGGAAGtcaagtatcttttcatatatttgagCCATTTATATATTCTCTCCTACAAATTGCCCACCCCTATCCCTTGTCCTTTCTATTGAGttgtacatttttttcccctgttgATTTACAAATGATCTTTCTATGTCTATAAGATGCTTTGAAAGTGTTTTCTAAGCTTGTCATTtgccttttcacattttaatggTACTTTGGactttttaattgtactttagaAGTCAAGTTAATCTTTTCTGGTTTCTGAGCTTTGTGACATACATTCAAAGGGCAtgctctacaaaaatatttttaaaaattctcccatattttcttctagtgcttttatgatttttttacaGTTAAATTTTTTGACATGTCTGGGATTTATTTTCATATGAGAAGTGAACTATGGATcctactttattttcatttacttggtTGTCTAGTTATCTTAATACCACTTATAGAATAAACCAATTTCTCCCAAATGATTTTATATGCCATCTTCATCATACTCTAaatttccttatgtattttgatgtatttctgGTCTTTACATTCTATTcaactgatttatttattcatgtaccATTAACATATTGCTTTAATTAGTGATGCTTAATAAAACAGGTACTTTTAGTTAGCTGCAAGGGCTAGCCTTcccatataacttttattatttatttttatacatttttctggATTTGCTGTCTTGTTTATGGTTTACGTAGGAAATTCAGAGTAAGCCTGCCCATTGAAAAATAATCTTattgatgttttgttgttgttcaccTTTGGGATTCACCTGATGatatttttaatgggatttttatATGTGATTATTCATTGGGTTTTTGGGGGAATTAATGTTCAGATTAATCTTTATCTTTGGTTCTCATATAATATTGTTATGCATATCTCTTATGCTATAGGATGGAGGTAGAAATCTCCATTTGCATAGTGCTTTATACAGTAGGGACCTTGTGTttgtgtagagctctggcatgTGTAGAATGCTTATGTATAagatatttcatttaatcctcatactAAACATTAGTGGTAAGTGTTATCTCTGTTTTCAAGATGAAAGACTTGAGCCTTGAAAAGTTTAACAAGTTTGCCTAAATGAATGCCACTAGTTGGTGGCATAGTTTGGTACCTGCACCCCAGTCAAATCTGAGCTTGTTTCCAAGTGCCATCACTTTTGGTGGTGTTTTTGGCTGTGAATGAGCTCTGCACTTTTAGTCTTGACCTCTGGAGAAGGTGGCAGgaacagacaaataaataataaagacagaGGCAGCACTGTGGGGGTTTTGACTTTATTTGAAATTCTTGGTAGACTGTTCATTTGGTTGACTCCTCCCAAGTTGATTCATGATGCTGGGTGAATATTCTGTGCACTGACCTCCGTACCACACACTTTGGAAGGGTCCAAGGAAGGCAGTCTATGCCCCCAAGGGGCTCACAGGCTGTCAGTTCAAGTGGGAGGGCCTTCAATCTTTGCTCTGGCCAGGAAAAGACTGACCATTGGTCTCCAAAGCTGCTGGATAGCATTGCCAGATCACACCTAAACAACTCTGACTGCAGTTTCACACAGGTGGTGATCCAAAATTTGTAAAAAAGGGAAAGTGATATGTGAAGATGGGGCCGAGATGAGAGGAAATGGATTCAAGCCTCGTTGGAAAAGCCAGGTTAGTTTGTCACTTTAATTTGAGCATAGACAATGGGGTCAAAGTCTGCAGAACGGTTCTCGGCCAAGTGATTGCTCTTATCTTCTGAGAGTTTGAAAGTCATGCTGGCATGGGTAAGTGATTCTCCTGGGATGGATGAAAGCTgcagagggagaaaaaggaggaaggagtgaGTTCAGTTTAGAGCAAAAAGGTTGCTCTTTAGAAGCAACCTGAGCACTTTGGTCAAAGAATCACTTGCCCAGTGTCTGGAAATCAATCTCACCATTCTAGTAGATAATTCAGAGTATAGAGGGGAATTCCAATGATGGTAGCCCTTCAGTGTCGCCAAAACAGTGTGGTCATCTTACCTTGGCCGGAGGATCTGAGTGAGGATCCGGGACCCGGGGCTTGGAGTGACCTGCCATGGTGCCAGAAAGAAGAGGGACCCATCTCAGCAATGGGCCTGGGGAAATGGGAAACCTCTCCCTCCGATCTTGGgtgaagggtggggtggggaggggatgttggcaggtgggtgggggcagggcagaagaaaaatgaagggaTTTGAGTCTTCAGTCTGCAGACAGGGTGGGCTAAGCAGGTTTTATCACACTGCACCCTCCCCTACCTCCTCCCGTTACTCACTCATAGCTAATTCTAGTATCAATGGCAGACAGAGAAGGGCTGTCCTATCCCTTGGAGACCACTTACATTTTCTGTAGCTCTTTATGATGAGGAAGATAAAGGCTATCAGCAGCAGTGTCAGTAGAACCCCAGCAAAAAAGGCAAGGATTAAATGGTTTTTGCTGTTTTGGCAGAGAAAGGCAGAGGATGAACTGTTGGGATTTTGAAGGTCTTTCCTAAAGAGTGAAACCTTTCCTGCCTATGGATGGACTCCTGAAATTGTTTTCACACTGACTAATGAATTTTCACCCAGTGGTTTTCAGCTTTTGCTTTTGAGTTTCACATCCATTTGAGGCCTCAGAGAAAGCTGTGGCCTcttcttctccccctccctcaACCCACACAATGTTCATAATTCCCCACCCAGCAAATTTTACCTATAAGCTTAGGGGATCCATCGATCTCTTGAAGCTTAGGGGATGCCAAATTAAGAGCCATACTCCTGAGATCACaaactgattttttcttttactgtttctaGTCCTTTCTCCCCAGTCTCCCTGCCCAAGTCCCTAAGCCAAGGATGTCAACATAACATCAAATCCTATGTGGTACAAGATGAAACAGACGGGAGAATGCTCATTTACTTGTGGTGGTTAGAGAGACACGGTGCAGGGCTAGTTGTTGGGGCTGCTGTGGAGAAAGGGCCGTGTTTTTctacaagaaaacataaaaggaatTAGTATATTAGTGTATCTGTCACTTTTCATGATATTCTTCCAGCTTAAATGTCCCCACGTGCCCCATTCTACCCAATCAGCCAGTGGAAATTAAGGATGGGCCTGCAACTCTTGCAAAAATGTGAGAATGTTGTTTTTTAGATTCCAAgtacttttaaatgaaaattagaacTGGAACTTAAAAATCAGCTACATAAATGAAATACAAGCCTAGTGTccctttgattaaaaaaaaaaaaaaaaaatctcatgtgtTGCCCTCCTCAAAGAGTTTAATAGGAACTCCTGAAGAGATGTGCTCCTTCTGACCTAAGGAAAGCATCTCCCAGCTAGGGAGAAACAACAAATGCTTGCCAAAGTCCTTGGGGAATTTGACCTTGAAACCGTTGCCCttttttgtttgctctttttgCAGAGCAGCTATTAACAGTGCATAGCCAAAAACAGCCACAGTGGTTTTCTCAATGCCTACACCACAAATAGGGGAGAATGACCCACCTAGTTTGATATTAAGCAGAGACACTCTACTCAGATTTGAAGGGCCAGGCAGGTCTCTGTGATTTCCCCTTTTACCCCTCCTGGCATTAGATTCTGTATCCTGGTAAAATTGGATTCTTCTAACTTCAGAAATGCACTAGCTAGTGCCTTTCCATTACAGCCCTTCAGCAcaatttctagttattttaactCAGAAGTGAGGCAGGTAATTATTCCTGTCATAAACTCACCAGTGTAGGGTTTAGATGTGGAGCTAATTCCTCCCATGCTGTCATCCcctgaaaataaaacaaggtatcTCTTAGAAAGCTTGGAGAGGAGAGCGAGCTGAAGGGCCAGCTCTGAGACTGTGATTGTCATATAAGAGTAGTAACAATGAGAGGCAATCTGTGGGTGTTCTACTGCCATCAGTGGTCACAGACCACTCATCAGAGGTCAACAACTCTGGTGTTGTTTCTGCAGCTCAGCAGCCAGCCTTCAGGTTTGCAGGTTCAGAAATTTGATCTTATCAGGGCACCAAGAATTGACTGATTTCTCCAGAACTGATTCCCACCAACCAACTCACAGGAGACTGATGTATAAACTGAAATAACATAAGGTACATGTTGGTGCAATCAGCGAATTTTGCCTATCAGGGGAATATATAAGAATGCCAACGAAAATCATAATTTCGCTTGATAAGCACTGAACTGAAGTAAGTATGAGAGAAGATGAATGGATGATTTTTATACTGACTGCCAACTGGGTCTGATGTATCAGTCTTACTCCTCCCTGGCATTGCTACATAAACTTTGACAAACTTGCTCTTGGAGACC
This DNA window, taken from Macaca mulatta isolate MMU2019108-1 chromosome 1, T2T-MMU8v2.0, whole genome shotgun sequence, encodes the following:
- the C1H1orf162 gene encoding transmembrane protein C1orf162 homolog, translating into MGGISSTSKPYTEKHGPFSTAAPTTSPAPCLSNHHNKNHLILAFFAGVLLTLLLIAFIFLIIKSYRKCHSKPRVPDPHSDPPAKLSSIPGESLTHASMTFKLSEDKSNHLAENRSADFDPIVYAQIKVTN